Proteins encoded in a region of the Carassius auratus strain Wakin chromosome 21, ASM336829v1, whole genome shotgun sequence genome:
- the LOC113038087 gene encoding olfactory receptor 1L3-like, whose protein sequence is MDNLTFRYRVLLVEGLQITHQTSQLTFIFLLIAYVLTIVSNIGILIQISAEKSLHQPMHILFCHLPVSDVIGATVLIPRLLKDLLTDPSERYITYVECVFQAFFGHLYGTTSHTILMIGLSVRLSHCKSFISNHFCDNASLFKLSCENTVINNVYGLTFTVVLLTSSLGWVLMTYLKIAMVCLKSRNKATNSKAIKTCSTHLTVYVILLISGFVPIFLHRFSEYAENRKFGSVMFHVIPPGVNPIIYGLQVKEIRQRMLKLCRNSSF, encoded by the exons CAAATTACACATCAGACCAGCCAGCTGACCTTCATCTTTCTATTGATAGCTTATGTCTTGACAATAGTATCTAACATTGGGATTTTGATTCAGATCTCAGCAGAAAAAAGTTTACACCAGCCTATGCACATTCTTTTCTGTCACTTGCCAGTGAGTGATGTAATTGGAGCAACTGTCCTCATACCACGCTTGCTGAAGGACTTATTAACAGACCCCTCTGAGCGCTACATTACATACGTGGAGTGTGTTTTCCAAGCTTTTTTTGGACATTTATATGGAACAACTTCCCACACAATTCTAA TGATTGGCCTCAGTGTGCGTCTGTCTCACTGCAAATCATTTATTTCAAACCACTTTTGTGATAATGCTTCACTTTTTAAACTATCTTGTGAAAATACAGTGATTAATAATGTATATGGATTAACTTTTACTGTGGTTTTACTTACCTCTTCATTGGGGTGGGTGTTAATGACATATCTCAAAATAGCAATGGTATGTTTAAAAAGCAGAAACAAAGCGACCAACAGCAAAGCCATTAAAACTTGCAGCACTCATTTGACTGTTTATGTAATCTTACTTATCTCTGGTTTTGTCCCAATTTTCCTTCATCGCTTCTCTGAGTATGCTGAAAATAGGAAGTTTGGGAGTGTAATGTTCCATGTTATACCACCAGGAGTAAACCCCATAATATATGGTTTACAGGTCAAGGAAATAAGACAAAGAATGTTAAAATTATGCAGAAATAGTTCATTCTAG